A single Halococcus hamelinensis 100A6 DNA region contains:
- a CDS encoding adenosylhomocysteinase has product MTASPITDRLDDPAASRESGRQKIDWAREHMPILDALREEFEAEQPLAGERLGMAMHVEATTAVLTETLAAGGAEIAITGCNPLSTHDDVSAALDANDSITSYAERGVDDDEYYDAIEAVIDHEPTITVDDGMDMVAAIHEDHPDLIDSIKGGCEETTTGVHRLRAMDDDGALDYPVFAVNDTPMKHLFDNVHGTGESSLAAIAMTTNLSWAGKTVVVAGYGFCGRGVAKKAAGQNAKVVVTEVDPRRALEAHMEGYEVLPMDEAAAVGDVFITTTGNRDVITRDHFESMQDGVLLANAGHFDIEIDLDALSELAESDREVRPGVREYALSDGRRLNVLAEGRLVNLAAPVALGHPVEVMDQSFGVQAVSVRELTEASYEPGVHDVPDELDREVAEIKLDAEGIDLDELTGAQTEYMGSWDHGT; this is encoded by the coding sequence ATGACCGCATCTCCGATCACCGACCGGCTCGACGACCCGGCGGCGAGCCGGGAGTCGGGCCGCCAGAAGATCGACTGGGCCCGCGAACACATGCCGATCCTCGACGCGCTCCGCGAGGAGTTCGAGGCCGAGCAACCCCTCGCGGGCGAACGCCTCGGGATGGCGATGCACGTCGAGGCCACCACTGCCGTCCTCACCGAGACCCTCGCGGCGGGCGGGGCGGAGATCGCCATCACGGGCTGCAACCCGCTCTCGACCCACGACGACGTCAGCGCGGCGCTCGACGCCAACGATTCGATCACCTCCTACGCCGAGCGCGGGGTCGACGACGACGAGTACTACGACGCGATCGAGGCCGTCATCGACCACGAACCCACCATCACCGTGGACGACGGCATGGACATGGTCGCCGCGATCCACGAGGACCACCCCGACCTCATCGACTCGATCAAGGGCGGCTGCGAGGAGACGACGACCGGGGTCCACCGCCTCCGCGCGATGGACGACGACGGCGCGCTCGACTACCCGGTGTTCGCGGTGAACGACACCCCGATGAAACACCTCTTCGACAACGTGCACGGGACCGGCGAGTCCTCGCTCGCCGCCATCGCGATGACCACCAACCTCTCGTGGGCGGGCAAGACCGTGGTCGTCGCTGGTTACGGCTTCTGCGGGCGCGGCGTGGCGAAGAAGGCCGCCGGGCAGAACGCGAAGGTCGTCGTCACGGAGGTCGACCCCCGGCGCGCGCTCGAAGCCCACATGGAGGGCTATGAGGTCCTGCCGATGGACGAGGCCGCCGCCGTCGGCGACGTCTTCATCACGACGACCGGGAACCGCGACGTGATCACCCGCGACCACTTCGAGTCGATGCAAGACGGCGTCCTGCTCGCCAACGCGGGCCACTTCGACATCGAGATCGACCTCGACGCGCTCTCCGAGCTCGCCGAGAGTGATCGTGAGGTTCGCCCCGGCGTTCGTGAGTACGCGCTCAGTGATGGAAGACGGCTCAACGTGCTCGCGGAGGGTCGGCTGGTGAACCTCGCCGCGCCGGTGGCGCTCGGCCACCCGGTCGAGGTGATGGACCAGTCCTTCGGGGTCCAGGCCGTCTCGGTTCGCGAACTCACCGAAGCGAGCTACGAGCCGGGCGTCCACGACGTGCCCGACGAGCTGGACAGGGAGGTCGCCGAGATCAAACTCGACGCCGAGGGGATCGACCTCGACGAACTCACCGGGGCACAGACCGAGTACATGGGGAGCTGGGACCACGGGACGTGA
- a CDS encoding class I SAM-dependent methyltransferase: MPPNDSATPFASAETYYADYRPGYGEPAIEYLQGRFDLDGSSRVLDLGCGAGQVAVPVAAHAGSVLGMDPNPEMLREAEARAERAGRENLDWVVGSDAELAGVEGPFDLVTMGRSFHWMDQARTLERVHELTSPGGGVALLTNREWITRGTKEWQDAVYALVGEYLADLPERTGPDRVRRPLGRTRHGVRVRRRRDRDVRVRTRLGRRFGRRLRLLALLLLASHRREREGGVRSGPS, encoded by the coding sequence GTGCCCCCGAACGACTCCGCGACCCCGTTCGCGAGCGCCGAGACCTACTACGCCGACTACCGCCCGGGGTACGGCGAGCCCGCCATCGAGTACCTCCAGGGTCGATTCGACCTCGACGGCAGTTCGCGCGTGCTCGACCTCGGCTGTGGGGCCGGTCAGGTCGCGGTCCCGGTCGCGGCACACGCGGGGTCCGTCCTCGGGATGGACCCGAACCCGGAGATGCTCCGGGAAGCCGAGGCGCGCGCCGAACGCGCTGGACGGGAGAACCTTGACTGGGTCGTCGGCTCGGACGCCGAACTGGCGGGGGTCGAGGGCCCCTTCGACCTCGTCACGATGGGGCGCTCGTTTCACTGGATGGACCAGGCACGAACCCTCGAACGGGTCCACGAACTCACCAGTCCTGGGGGCGGTGTCGCGCTCCTCACCAACCGCGAGTGGATCACGCGCGGGACGAAGGAGTGGCAGGACGCGGTCTACGCGCTCGTCGGCGAGTACCTCGCGGACCTCCCCGAACGAACCGGCCCCGATCGAGTACGACGACCCCTGGGACGAACTCGTCACGGAGTTCGGGTTCGCCGTCGTCGAGACCGCGACGTTCGGGTTCGAACGCGCCTGGGACGTCGATTCGGTCGTCGGCTACGTCTTCTCGCTCTCCTTTTGCTCGCCAGCCACCGTCGGGAACGAGAAGGAGGCGTTCGAAGCGGCCCTTCGTGA
- a CDS encoding amidohydrolase: MTTLEIVGGRVLRPDMTVEHGDVLADRETGEIRAVGDVPDGDESLDASGGLVIPGLVNAHTHVAMTLLRGYADDEPLETWLQEDIWPVEATLEPADVRAGVELGLVEMIETGTTGFCDMYFDVPETVAAVEEAGLRARVGHGIVTVGKDEDEARADLEEGLRVAREFDGAADGRVSTAFMPHSLTTVDAAELDAFVPEAREADVPVHLHANETTGEVEPIVDDHEKRPLEYAVDHGLLEPEDFVAHGVHLDEREVDLLAERGAGVVHCPASNMKLASGIAPVQTLLDAGVTVGLGTDGAASNNDLDMFDELRDAAMVGKLGAGDASAVDAPSAVGMATAGSAAVAGFDAGRIEPGANADLAVLDLDATHLTPHHDLVSHLAYAASGTDVRHTVCDGEVLMRDREVLTLDVDEVRETAERHAAAVVERAE; encoded by the coding sequence ATGACCACGCTCGAGATCGTCGGCGGTCGGGTGCTTCGTCCGGACATGACCGTCGAGCACGGGGACGTGCTCGCGGACCGGGAGACGGGCGAGATACGTGCGGTCGGCGACGTTCCCGACGGCGACGAGTCGCTGGACGCGAGCGGCGGGCTCGTCATCCCCGGATTGGTCAACGCCCACACCCACGTCGCGATGACGCTGTTGCGGGGCTACGCCGACGACGAGCCCCTCGAAACCTGGCTTCAGGAGGACATCTGGCCGGTCGAGGCCACCCTCGAACCCGCGGACGTCCGGGCAGGGGTCGAACTCGGGCTGGTCGAGATGATCGAGACCGGCACGACCGGCTTCTGCGATATGTACTTCGACGTCCCCGAGACCGTCGCCGCGGTCGAGGAAGCGGGCCTCCGCGCCCGCGTCGGCCACGGCATCGTCACCGTCGGGAAGGACGAGGACGAAGCCCGGGCGGATCTCGAGGAGGGGCTACGCGTGGCCCGCGAGTTCGACGGTGCGGCGGACGGGCGGGTCTCGACGGCGTTCATGCCCCACAGCCTCACCACCGTCGACGCCGCCGAACTCGACGCGTTCGTGCCGGAAGCACGCGAGGCGGACGTTCCGGTCCACCTCCACGCCAACGAGACGACCGGCGAGGTCGAGCCCATCGTCGACGACCACGAAAAGCGCCCCCTGGAGTATGCCGTCGACCACGGCCTGCTCGAACCCGAGGACTTCGTCGCCCACGGCGTCCACCTCGACGAGCGCGAGGTCGACCTGCTCGCCGAGCGGGGTGCCGGCGTGGTCCACTGTCCGGCCTCGAACATGAAGCTCGCGAGCGGGATCGCCCCGGTGCAGACGCTCCTCGATGCGGGCGTCACGGTCGGCCTGGGAACCGACGGGGCGGCCTCGAACAACGACCTCGACATGTTCGACGAGCTCCGCGACGCCGCGATGGTCGGCAAACTCGGGGCCGGCGACGCGAGCGCGGTCGACGCCCCGAGCGCGGTCGGGATGGCGACGGCGGGGAGCGCCGCGGTCGCGGGCTTCGATGCCGGCCGGATCGAGCCGGGCGCGAACGCCGACCTCGCCGTCCTCGACCTCGACGCGACCCACCTCACGCCCCACCACGACCTCGTGAGCCACCTCGCCTACGCCGCCTCGGGGACTGACGTCCGGCACACGGTCTGCGATGGCGAGGTCCTGATGCGCGACCGGGAGGTCCTGACGCTCGACGTCGACGAAGTCCGTGAAACGGCCGAGCGCCACGCCGCGGCCGTGGTCGAGCGCGCCGAGTAA
- a CDS encoding FAD-dependent oxidoreductase, whose protein sequence is MNRETDVLVVGGGATGVGVARDLAMRGVDVTLCERGGLGSGTTGRSHGVLHSGARYAESDAEGARECIAENRVVKGIAGACVRDSGGYFVALDGDDPDYFEAKLEGCRAQDIPAEPMSGAAAREAVPALADDVERVIRVPDAVVYPSRLVAATAESARRHGARVLPDAPVTDLHTENGRVVGATVDHDGGETVRTNHVVNAAGAWAGRIAEKAGVEVSMQPTKGVMVAIEGVEVDPVLNRCRSPADGDLVVPHDDEVVLGTTSVAVDDPDEYSREDEAVDRMVAECAAMVPALANREPDRTYWGVRPLYAPDEDERGGARSISRGFFLLDHADDGVGGFSSIVGGKLTTHRRMAEAVADHVCDALGVDGTCRTADEPLPGHDDPAELDDLVGEYVTDSPADSDLRD, encoded by the coding sequence ATGAACCGGGAGACCGACGTGCTCGTCGTCGGCGGCGGCGCGACCGGGGTCGGCGTCGCGCGCGACCTCGCGATGCGGGGCGTCGACGTCACGCTCTGCGAACGCGGCGGGCTGGGGTCGGGAACGACGGGGCGCTCGCACGGCGTGCTCCACAGCGGCGCGCGCTACGCCGAGTCCGACGCCGAGGGCGCACGCGAGTGCATCGCGGAGAACCGGGTCGTCAAGGGGATCGCCGGCGCGTGCGTCCGGGACTCGGGCGGCTACTTCGTCGCGCTCGACGGCGACGACCCCGACTATTTCGAGGCGAAGCTCGAGGGCTGTCGGGCGCAGGACATCCCCGCCGAGCCGATGTCGGGAGCGGCGGCGCGCGAGGCAGTACCGGCGCTCGCCGACGATGTCGAACGAGTCATCCGGGTGCCCGACGCCGTGGTCTACCCCTCGCGGCTCGTCGCGGCCACGGCCGAGAGCGCCCGTCGCCACGGCGCGCGGGTGCTCCCCGACGCGCCCGTGACGGACCTCCACACCGAGAACGGGCGGGTCGTCGGCGCGACGGTCGACCACGACGGCGGGGAGACCGTTCGGACGAACCACGTCGTCAACGCGGCGGGCGCGTGGGCGGGCCGGATCGCGGAGAAGGCCGGCGTCGAGGTATCGATGCAGCCGACGAAGGGCGTGATGGTCGCGATCGAGGGTGTCGAGGTGGACCCGGTCCTGAACCGCTGCCGGTCGCCCGCCGACGGCGACCTCGTGGTCCCGCACGACGACGAGGTCGTGCTGGGCACCACGAGCGTCGCGGTCGACGACCCCGACGAGTATTCGCGGGAGGACGAAGCGGTCGACCGGATGGTCGCCGAGTGCGCCGCGATGGTGCCCGCGCTCGCGAACCGCGAACCGGACAGAACCTACTGGGGCGTCAGGCCGCTCTACGCGCCCGACGAGGACGAACGCGGCGGCGCGCGCTCGATCTCGCGGGGCTTCTTCCTGCTCGACCACGCCGACGACGGGGTCGGGGGGTTTTCGAGCATCGTCGGCGGGAAGCTCACCACCCACCGCCGGATGGCCGAGGCGGTCGCCGACCACGTCTGCGACGCGCTCGGGGTCGACGGGACGTGTCGAACCGCCGACGAACCGCTCCCCGGCCACGACGACCCCGCGGAACTCGACGACCTCGTCGGCGAGTACGTGACCGACTCGCCCGCCGACAGCGACCTCCGGGACTGA
- the hjc gene encoding Holliday junction resolvase Hjc: protein MSHAKGDRVERELVNRLDGAGYAVMRAPASGAATERELPDVLAGNGDDFYAIEAKSSSGDPIYLTGEEVEALVFFARNFGAKPRIGVRFDREDWYFFHPGDCYVTDGGNYRVKKETALSDGIDFDELTGQSSRTQLDEYEP, encoded by the coding sequence GTGAGCCACGCGAAGGGCGACCGGGTGGAACGCGAACTCGTCAATCGGCTCGATGGGGCGGGCTACGCGGTGATGCGCGCGCCCGCCTCGGGAGCGGCCACCGAGCGCGAACTCCCGGACGTGCTCGCGGGCAACGGCGACGACTTCTACGCCATCGAGGCGAAATCGTCCTCGGGGGATCCGATCTACCTCACCGGCGAGGAGGTCGAGGCGCTCGTCTTCTTCGCGCGGAACTTCGGCGCGAAACCCCGGATCGGGGTGCGCTTCGACCGCGAGGACTGGTACTTCTTCCATCCCGGCGACTGCTACGTCACCGACGGCGGCAACTACCGCGTCAAGAAGGAGACCGCCCTCTCGGACGGCATCGACTTCGACGAACTCACCGGCCAGTCCTCACGAACTCAGCTCGACGAGTACGAGCCCTGA
- a CDS encoding NAD-dependent epimerase/dehydratase family protein, with amino-acid sequence MTKIAITGAAGNVGRVLLDGFADHEVTPLTFEETDDLDSIVCDITDREAFVDALDGQDVLIHLAGNPSPYAEWDDLKEPNIDGVYNAYHAAIENDLDRVVFASSNHAVNMDDISDPTEPETMAADAPTVYPGTAGRPDSFYGVSKVAGEALGDFFSKRYDIEAVSLRIGWLMTEDELEDSQDTADSDYPEDAARFGRAMWLSHRDCRDVFESAATAEVPHEPLVVHGISRNDDRYLSLTETQRTIGYRPRDNASETLEN; translated from the coding sequence ATGACGAAGATCGCGATAACCGGCGCGGCGGGCAACGTTGGACGAGTGCTACTGGATGGCTTCGCCGACCACGAGGTCACGCCGCTCACGTTCGAGGAAACGGACGACCTCGATTCGATCGTCTGCGATATCACCGACCGCGAGGCGTTCGTCGACGCGCTCGACGGTCAGGACGTCCTGATCCATCTGGCCGGGAATCCCTCGCCGTACGCCGAGTGGGACGACCTCAAGGAGCCGAACATCGACGGGGTCTACAACGCCTACCACGCGGCCATCGAGAACGACCTGGACCGGGTGGTGTTCGCGAGTTCGAACCACGCCGTCAACATGGACGACATCTCGGATCCCACGGAACCCGAGACGATGGCCGCCGACGCGCCCACGGTCTACCCCGGGACCGCGGGCCGGCCCGATTCGTTCTACGGGGTCTCGAAGGTCGCGGGCGAGGCGCTCGGCGACTTCTTCTCGAAACGCTACGACATCGAGGCCGTTAGCCTCCGCATCGGCTGGCTCATGACCGAGGACGAACTCGAAGACTCACAGGACACGGCGGACAGCGACTACCCCGAGGACGCCGCCCGGTTCGGGCGCGCGATGTGGCTCAGCCACCGCGACTGCCGGGACGTCTTCGAGTCCGCCGCCACCGCCGAGGTCCCGCACGAACCGCTCGTGGTCCACGGGATCTCGCGCAACGACGACCGCTACCTCTCGCTCACCGAGACCCAGCGCACGATCGGCTATCGGCCACGTGACAACGCGAGCGAAACGCTCGAAAACTAA
- a CDS encoding PQQ-dependent sugar dehydrogenase, with the protein MNADSRPEISSFEPTPTRRRLLGTVAAGTLAGVTGGLGGVGTGRATPARQQAAVVPGGPSIGLETVADGLEEPIDFAAPAGDDRWFVLERAGQVYVVDDDGSRDEPFIDIADRMTPVEGEQGALGLAFHPEFADNGRFYLRYSEPPTEETPDPYSHNAVLSEFTATDDGSSGDPDSERQLISEPEPQSNHNGGAVAFGPDGYLYASLGDGGKGGDAGTGHAEDWYDANEGGNGQDVTENLLGSVLRIDVDGESDGKPYGIPEDNPLVGEEGLDEHFAWGFRNPWRMGFSNGELYVADVGQSEYEEVDIVENGGNYGWNVREGTHCYGTSGDSCPSSTPESVRGGEPLIDPVIEYPHVRDGQPVGVSVIGGYVYDGSVDALSGQYVFGDYLFGGSAVGALFAATPSDGDDLWSFTKLDVATTDDGELNGALIAIGRDNDDELYALTRGDDGGGVHRLVPASDASGGSGNRTDAGTTGTSTGMAARANGTAGGAAAGESEATSGAGSAGTGATGGSGNETTSSNGPGFGVVAALAGLAAVGARRLGGRE; encoded by the coding sequence ATGAACGCAGATAGCCGCCCCGAGATTTCCTCCTTCGAACCGACTCCAACCCGCCGCCGTCTGCTCGGAACCGTCGCAGCCGGCACGCTCGCCGGGGTGACCGGCGGTCTCGGTGGGGTCGGCACGGGTCGTGCGACGCCGGCTCGACAGCAGGCGGCGGTGGTGCCGGGCGGTCCGTCGATCGGGCTCGAAACCGTCGCCGACGGGCTCGAAGAACCGATCGACTTCGCCGCGCCGGCGGGCGACGACCGGTGGTTCGTGCTCGAACGTGCGGGCCAGGTCTACGTGGTCGACGACGACGGCAGCCGGGACGAACCGTTCATCGACATCGCCGACCGAATGACCCCCGTGGAGGGCGAACAGGGTGCGCTAGGGCTCGCCTTCCACCCCGAGTTCGCGGACAACGGCCGGTTCTACCTCCGCTACAGCGAACCCCCGACCGAGGAGACGCCCGACCCCTACTCGCACAACGCGGTGCTCTCGGAGTTCACGGCGACCGACGACGGGTCGAGCGGGGACCCAGACTCCGAACGCCAGCTCATCTCGGAGCCCGAACCCCAGAGCAACCACAACGGCGGTGCGGTGGCGTTCGGGCCCGACGGCTACCTCTACGCCTCGCTCGGCGACGGCGGCAAGGGCGGCGACGCCGGCACCGGTCACGCCGAGGACTGGTACGACGCGAACGAGGGCGGCAACGGTCAGGACGTCACCGAGAACCTCCTCGGGAGCGTCCTCCGGATCGACGTCGACGGTGAATCGGACGGGAAACCCTACGGCATCCCCGAGGACAACCCCCTCGTGGGAGAAGAGGGCCTCGACGAACACTTCGCGTGGGGCTTTCGCAACCCCTGGCGAATGGGCTTTTCCAACGGCGAGCTCTACGTCGCCGACGTCGGCCAGTCGGAGTACGAGGAGGTCGACATCGTCGAGAACGGCGGGAACTACGGCTGGAACGTCCGGGAGGGGACCCACTGTTACGGCACGAGCGGCGACAGCTGCCCGAGTTCGACCCCGGAGTCGGTCCGGGGCGGCGAGCCGCTCATCGACCCCGTCATCGAGTATCCGCACGTCAGGGACGGCCAGCCGGTCGGGGTGTCGGTCATCGGCGGCTACGTCTACGACGGATCGGTCGACGCGCTCTCCGGCCAGTACGTCTTCGGCGACTACCTCTTCGGCGGCTCCGCCGTCGGCGCGCTGTTCGCCGCCACACCCAGTGACGGCGACGACCTCTGGTCGTTCACGAAACTCGACGTCGCCACGACCGACGACGGCGAACTGAACGGTGCGCTCATCGCGATCGGCCGGGACAACGACGACGAGCTCTACGCTCTCACCCGGGGCGACGACGGCGGTGGCGTCCACCGGCTCGTCCCCGCCTCGGACGCGAGCGGCGGGTCCGGGAACCGGACGGACGCCGGGACGACGGGCACATCGACGGGAATGGCGGCCAGGGCGAACGGAACGGCGGGGGGTGCGGCGGCCGGCGAATCCGAGGCCACGAGCGGTGCGGGCTCCGCCGGGACCGGCGCGACGGGCGGAAGCGGCAACGAGACCACCAGCTCGAACGGACCGGGTTTCGGCGTCGTCGCGGCGCTCGCGGGTCTGGCGGCGGTCGGCGCGCGACGCCTCGGCGGCCGCGAATAA
- a CDS encoding potassium channel family protein, translated as MNCVLVGYGRVGIRTAQILDTEGHEVTVVENDPEKVERAREAGIDVIEGDGASEAVLESADLETADAVGGLTGDPEVNFEACRAGNDHGCRTVLRISDEFTEDVYRKYSEGVDEIIYPEQLGAAGAKTALLGGDFSVLADITERLSAIVLVVPEDSPVVGERVVALDIPDDAHIYAHGRADEPMTIPLPRTEVETGDRLAMMAEPDVVSAVRDRIHGTADD; from the coding sequence ATGAACTGCGTCTTGGTGGGTTACGGCCGCGTCGGGATCCGGACCGCACAGATCCTCGATACGGAGGGCCACGAGGTGACCGTCGTCGAGAACGACCCCGAGAAGGTCGAACGGGCTCGCGAGGCGGGGATCGACGTGATCGAGGGCGACGGAGCCTCGGAGGCGGTGCTCGAATCAGCCGACCTCGAAACCGCCGACGCGGTCGGCGGTCTCACCGGCGACCCCGAAGTCAACTTCGAGGCCTGTCGGGCGGGGAACGACCACGGCTGTCGCACCGTTCTCCGGATCAGCGACGAGTTCACCGAGGACGTCTACCGAAAGTACAGCGAGGGCGTCGACGAGATCATCTACCCCGAGCAGCTCGGCGCGGCCGGCGCGAAGACCGCGCTGCTCGGCGGCGATTTCAGCGTGCTCGCCGACATCACCGAACGGCTCTCGGCGATCGTGCTCGTCGTCCCCGAGGACTCCCCGGTGGTGGGTGAACGCGTCGTCGCGCTCGACATCCCCGACGACGCCCACATCTACGCCCACGGTCGCGCGGACGAGCCGATGACGATCCCGCTGCCGAGGACCGAAGTCGAGACCGGCGACCGCCTCGCGATGATGGCCGAACCGGACGTCGTCTCGGCGGTCCGCGACCGTATCCACGGGACGGCCGACGACTGA
- a CDS encoding translation initiation factor eIF-1A, giving the protein MSEGSGRKNLRMPDDNQVFGVVTEHNGGNHVRVRCMDGRERMGRIPGRMKYRVWINEGDVVILEPWDWQDEKGTIEWRYEDQDADQLRREGHIE; this is encoded by the coding sequence ATGAGCGAAGGATCCGGACGAAAGAACCTCCGAATGCCGGACGACAACCAGGTCTTCGGGGTCGTCACCGAGCACAACGGTGGCAACCACGTCCGCGTACGGTGTATGGACGGGAGAGAGCGCATGGGGCGGATCCCCGGTCGAATGAAGTATCGGGTCTGGATCAACGAGGGCGACGTCGTGATCCTCGAGCCCTGGGACTGGCAGGACGAGAAGGGCACCATCGAGTGGCGCTACGAGGACCAGGACGCCGACCAGCTCCGGCGCGAAGGCCACATCGAGTAA